A stretch of the Dyella telluris genome encodes the following:
- the dinG gene encoding ATP-dependent DNA helicase DinG, with protein MLTDTTKDAIRAAYTRLKDGLPGFRARASQGKMIAEVAKALAQEGGAAVIEAPTGTGKSMAYLIAGVEVARAQKKKLLIATATVALQEQLVQRDIPLYLKLNGTEAKVALAKGRGRYLCPRNLAMASNSLNETSQMGLGFDADLALWTKPPQERDKKALAKLMDLFDRHEWDGDIDAAPEPVSDVLRPMITTSAGGCTSRKCAHFMQCPFFAARRAVGDAEIIVANQDLVLADLTMPREEEGFGGVILPKPDETLYIFDEGHHVPSKAIDRGAAEVYMNAAVRQLSRLGRQIHAAYSLTDKEVIGKLSLDAGDQKLQDLSNGLEELEKEIRLGWLPSPDDREPMYRGSLGQLPEAWVEHARALYVFTGEVERWIGAVRRAVLEMTETGPTHEALSRELGMALERIDRQVRTWRAWSATDGDNTPPLARWVTLSNDQQLVCHASSVSAGGLLRSILWGNASAVVMTSATLSAGGNFRGFADAVGLPDESVTLSLPSPFDLAAQARLEVPAMRSLPDAREEHVQEICDWLADHLDWNAGNLVLFTSRAKLDRVLQKLPIEYVRKVRAQGSLGKAQLVAEHIADVEAGKGSTLFGLASFGEGLDLPGKLCETVVITQLPFAVPTDPVGATYAEWLESRGRNPFIEVTVPEATRLLTQYCGRLIRTETDRGRIVLLDRRVVLKRYGERMLKSLPPFTRVIEKVA; from the coding sequence ATGCTGACCGATACCACCAAAGACGCGATCCGCGCTGCCTATACGCGCCTCAAGGACGGCCTGCCCGGCTTTCGTGCGCGCGCATCGCAGGGAAAGATGATCGCCGAGGTGGCAAAGGCGCTGGCGCAGGAAGGTGGCGCTGCCGTGATCGAGGCGCCTACCGGCACTGGTAAGTCGATGGCTTACCTGATCGCCGGTGTCGAAGTGGCACGCGCGCAGAAAAAGAAGCTGCTGATCGCCACCGCCACGGTGGCGCTGCAGGAGCAGCTGGTCCAGCGCGACATCCCGCTCTATCTCAAGCTCAACGGTACCGAAGCAAAAGTGGCCTTGGCCAAGGGCCGTGGCCGCTACCTGTGCCCGCGCAACCTCGCCATGGCCAGCAACAGCCTCAACGAAACCTCACAGATGGGGCTGGGTTTCGACGCGGATCTGGCGCTGTGGACCAAGCCGCCGCAGGAACGCGACAAGAAAGCGCTCGCCAAGCTGATGGACCTGTTCGACCGTCACGAGTGGGACGGCGATATCGATGCCGCGCCCGAGCCGGTCAGCGACGTGCTGCGCCCCATGATCACCACCAGCGCCGGTGGCTGCACCAGCCGCAAGTGTGCGCACTTCATGCAGTGCCCGTTCTTCGCGGCGCGCCGTGCGGTGGGCGATGCCGAGATCATCGTGGCGAACCAGGACCTGGTGCTCGCCGACCTGACCATGCCGCGCGAGGAAGAGGGTTTCGGCGGCGTGATCCTGCCCAAGCCGGACGAAACGCTGTACATCTTCGACGAAGGGCACCACGTGCCGTCGAAGGCCATCGACCGCGGCGCCGCCGAGGTGTACATGAACGCGGCGGTGCGCCAGCTGAGCCGCCTCGGCCGCCAGATCCATGCCGCCTATTCGCTGACCGACAAGGAAGTGATCGGCAAGCTGTCGCTCGATGCGGGCGACCAGAAGCTGCAGGATCTCAGCAACGGCCTGGAAGAACTGGAGAAGGAAATCCGCCTGGGCTGGCTGCCTTCGCCCGACGACCGCGAACCGATGTACCGCGGTTCGCTGGGCCAGCTGCCGGAAGCCTGGGTGGAACACGCGCGTGCACTCTACGTGTTCACCGGCGAAGTGGAACGCTGGATAGGCGCGGTGCGTCGCGCCGTGCTGGAAATGACTGAAACCGGCCCCACCCACGAGGCGCTATCGCGCGAATTGGGCATGGCGCTGGAACGCATCGACCGCCAGGTGCGCACATGGCGCGCATGGTCGGCCACCGATGGTGACAACACGCCGCCGCTTGCTCGCTGGGTCACGCTGAGCAACGACCAGCAGCTGGTCTGTCACGCGTCATCGGTATCTGCCGGCGGACTGTTGCGCAGCATTCTTTGGGGCAACGCGAGCGCCGTGGTGATGACCTCGGCCACGCTGAGCGCCGGCGGCAACTTCCGCGGCTTCGCCGACGCCGTGGGTCTGCCCGACGAGTCGGTCACGCTGAGCCTGCCCTCGCCATTCGATCTCGCCGCGCAGGCACGGCTCGAAGTACCGGCCATGCGCTCGCTGCCCGATGCGCGCGAAGAGCACGTGCAGGAAATCTGCGACTGGCTGGCCGACCACCTCGACTGGAACGCCGGCAACCTCGTGTTGTTCACCTCGCGCGCCAAGCTCGACCGCGTGCTGCAGAAGCTACCCATCGAGTACGTGCGCAAGGTGCGCGCGCAAGGTTCGCTGGGCAAGGCGCAGCTGGTTGCCGAGCATATTGCCGATGTGGAAGCGGGCAAGGGCAGCACGCTGTTCGGCCTGGCCTCGTTCGGCGAGGGCCTGGATTTGCCTGGCAAACTCTGCGAAACCGTGGTGATCACCCAGTTGCCGTTCGCCGTGCCGACCGACCCCGTCGGCGCCACGTATGCGGAATGGCTGGAGTCGCGCGGCCGCAATCCTTTCATCGAAGTGACCGTGCCGGAAGCGACGCGCCTGCTCACGCAGTATTGCGGCCGACTGATCCGCACGGAAACCGATCGCGGCCGCATCGTGCTGCTGGATCGCCGCGTGGTGCTCAAGCGCTACGGCGAGCGCATGCTCAAGTCACTGCCGCCATTCACCCGCGTGATCGAGAAGGTCGCATGA
- a CDS encoding NnrU family protein: MALLILGLVLFLGVHSIRIFANDWRTRQRARLGEMRWRGLYSLVSIAGFVLIVYGFGLARQQPVVLYVPPLALRHLNALFTLLAFILVAAAYVPDNHLKSRLGHPMLAGVKVWAFGHLLATGMLHDVLLFGAFLLWAVVDFVSARRRDRAAGVTYPVGTVKGDAIALFGGIVLWAAFAFWLHGWLIGVNPMG, encoded by the coding sequence ATGGCGTTGCTGATCCTCGGTCTGGTGCTGTTCCTCGGCGTCCACTCCATCCGCATCTTTGCCAACGACTGGCGCACCCGACAGCGCGCACGGCTGGGCGAAATGCGATGGCGGGGGCTCTACTCCCTGGTGTCCATCGCGGGCTTCGTGTTGATCGTGTATGGCTTTGGCCTGGCTCGCCAGCAACCGGTGGTGCTTTACGTGCCACCGCTTGCACTACGCCACCTCAACGCGCTGTTCACCCTGCTGGCGTTCATCCTGGTCGCCGCGGCCTACGTGCCCGACAACCACCTGAAGTCCCGGCTGGGCCATCCCATGCTGGCTGGCGTGAAGGTGTGGGCGTTCGGCCATCTGCTGGCCACCGGCATGCTGCATGATGTGCTGCTGTTCGGTGCGTTCCTGCTGTGGGCGGTGGTGGATTTCGTCAGTGCCCGCCGCCGCGATCGCGCGGCCGGGGTCACCTATCCCGTGGGCACCGTGAAGGGTGACGCCATCGCCCTGTTCGGCGGCATCGTGCTTTGGGCGGCGTTCGCTTTCTGGCTGCATGGATGGCTGATCGGCGTGAACCCCATGGGGTGA
- a CDS encoding FAD-dependent oxidoreductase, protein MSDKTFQFLNVQRQTPRTVPVSIRVLGYGEIAGDFASQQAGTQAERCIDCGNPYCEHACPVHNYIPNWLKLVQEGRLMEAATLMHETNPLPEICGRVCPQDRLCEGACTLEQTAFGAVTIGSIERWVTDEALRQGWQPDLSAVQETGKRVAIIGAGPAGLACADRLRRAGIAADVYDRQSEIGGLLTFGIPPFKLDKSVVRTRRQLLEGMGVRFLLNREVGRDIEFGQLLDEYDAVFVGTGAYTYVDAQLPGRELHGVHDALPFLIANTERLLRDEAPPPAFDFRGKHVVVLGGGDTGMDCNRTAIRLGAASVTCVYRRDEANMPGSAREVNYSREEGVNFLFQRQPLEILGGARGNVRGVRVVETALVDDGSGRMRPQNVPGSEYVIDADVVIQSFGFLPSPPDWLRSHGVALDKTGRVVTGAGGSLPHQTSHPQIFAGGDNVRGADLVVRAVYDGREAAASIVQLLQTSDVAVEAHA, encoded by the coding sequence ATGAGTGACAAGACCTTCCAGTTTCTCAACGTCCAGCGACAAACGCCGCGCACCGTGCCGGTATCCATCCGCGTGCTGGGCTACGGCGAGATCGCTGGCGACTTCGCCTCGCAACAGGCTGGCACCCAGGCGGAGCGCTGCATCGACTGCGGCAATCCGTATTGCGAGCACGCGTGCCCGGTGCACAACTACATCCCGAACTGGCTGAAGCTGGTGCAGGAAGGCCGCCTGATGGAAGCGGCCACGCTGATGCACGAAACCAATCCGCTGCCGGAGATCTGCGGCCGCGTGTGCCCGCAGGATCGGCTGTGCGAAGGCGCGTGCACACTGGAACAGACCGCGTTCGGCGCGGTGACCATTGGCAGCATCGAGCGCTGGGTGACCGACGAAGCGCTGCGCCAGGGCTGGCAGCCTGACCTGTCCGCCGTGCAGGAAACCGGCAAGCGCGTGGCCATCATCGGCGCGGGTCCGGCCGGCCTGGCCTGTGCGGACCGCCTGCGTCGCGCGGGTATTGCCGCGGATGTCTACGATCGCCAGAGCGAGATCGGTGGCCTGCTGACCTTCGGCATCCCGCCGTTCAAGCTCGACAAGAGCGTGGTGCGCACCCGTCGCCAGCTGCTGGAAGGCATGGGTGTGCGTTTCCTGCTCAACCGCGAGGTGGGTCGCGATATCGAATTCGGCCAGCTGCTGGACGAGTACGATGCCGTGTTCGTGGGCACCGGTGCCTACACCTACGTGGATGCGCAACTGCCGGGTCGCGAGCTGCATGGCGTGCACGACGCGCTGCCGTTCCTCATCGCCAACACCGAGCGCCTGCTGCGCGACGAAGCGCCGCCGCCGGCCTTCGATTTCCGTGGCAAGCACGTGGTGGTGCTGGGCGGTGGTGACACCGGCATGGACTGCAACCGCACGGCGATCCGCCTGGGCGCGGCCAGCGTGACCTGCGTGTATCGCCGTGACGAAGCCAACATGCCGGGCTCCGCGCGCGAGGTGAATTACAGCCGCGAAGAAGGCGTCAACTTCCTGTTCCAGCGCCAGCCGCTGGAAATCCTGGGCGGTGCGCGCGGCAACGTGCGTGGCGTGCGCGTGGTGGAAACGGCACTGGTCGACGATGGCTCCGGCCGCATGCGTCCGCAGAATGTGCCGGGCTCGGAGTATGTGATCGACGCGGACGTGGTCATCCAGTCGTTCGGCTTCCTGCCGAGCCCGCCGGACTGGCTGCGCTCGCATGGCGTGGCGCTGGACAAGACCGGCCGCGTCGTCACGGGCGCCGGCGGCTCGCTGCCGCACCAGACCAGCCACCCTCAGATCTTCGCGGGCGGCGACAACGTGCGCGGCGCCGACCTGGTGGTGCGCGCGGTGTATGACGGCCGCGAGGCGGCAGCGTCCATCGTGCAGCTGTTGCAGACGTCAGACGTGGCGGTCGAGGCGCACGCCTGA
- a CDS encoding HutD/Ves family protein has translation MSFHIVRGADMQPQPWKNGMGVTREVARFPTDAGGDDFVWRISVAEVNSASPFSTFPGIDRQIVLLDGDGFTMTLDGSQPHALTTPLEPFAFPGEAQVDVAMAGGATRDFNLMVRRARASGHVRVCRESGSHVPEPDCVLVYVARGRAMTIDGELKAGDAWLPDRSPFELADGSVVLMALVQPR, from the coding sequence ATGAGTTTCCATATCGTCCGAGGCGCCGACATGCAGCCCCAGCCGTGGAAGAACGGCATGGGCGTCACGCGTGAAGTGGCGCGCTTTCCGACGGATGCCGGCGGCGACGATTTCGTGTGGCGCATCAGCGTGGCCGAGGTCAACAGCGCTTCGCCGTTCTCCACCTTCCCCGGCATTGACCGCCAGATCGTGCTGCTCGATGGGGACGGTTTCACCATGACGCTGGATGGCAGCCAACCGCATGCGCTGACTACGCCGCTGGAACCCTTCGCGTTTCCCGGTGAAGCGCAGGTGGACGTGGCCATGGCCGGTGGCGCGACCCGTGATTTCAATCTCATGGTGCGGCGAGCCCGTGCCAGCGGCCACGTGCGCGTATGCCGCGAAAGCGGCAGCCACGTGCCCGAGCCCGACTGCGTGCTGGTTTATGTGGCACGCGGTCGTGCCATGACCATCGACGGCGAACTCAAGGCCGGTGATGCCTGGCTGCCGGACCGCAGCCCGTTCGAACTGGCCGACGGCAGCGTGGTGCTGATGGCGCTGGTGCAGCCACGTTAA
- a CDS encoding methylglyoxal synthase, with the protein MRLGLAANQLHHAHADAALFRWLGACEVGIRQLELGLHAVGRTYDAIHRAGYLDRYLPLRRYPYGREGGLMKLVAEVVGLGDDRVLDGAIYLMDPVDPSSIFPEAIALKRQCVIHGKPFISTVATARDWIEMERIHAGLEADPGANVFHDLESQTLALIAHDAMKPQMLAYAAEHFDVLSRFSHRVGTGTTGQRLNELAWSRGWPTDKAWVERYQSGPMGGDAQIADLVLERRCQRAIFFEDPHVARQHEADIQLLERAVTTRTDDAVCMTSPKVAARWAAAATLRARG; encoded by the coding sequence ATGCGCCTTGGCCTTGCCGCCAACCAATTGCACCACGCCCACGCCGATGCCGCGCTGTTTCGCTGGCTGGGTGCCTGCGAAGTCGGTATTCGCCAACTGGAGCTGGGCCTGCACGCGGTGGGACGTACCTACGATGCGATCCACCGCGCGGGTTATCTGGATCGCTACCTGCCGCTGCGACGCTACCCGTATGGTCGCGAAGGCGGCCTGATGAAGCTGGTGGCCGAGGTGGTGGGGCTGGGCGACGACCGCGTGCTCGACGGCGCGATCTACCTGATGGATCCGGTCGATCCGTCGTCGATCTTCCCCGAGGCCATTGCACTGAAGCGCCAGTGCGTGATCCACGGCAAGCCTTTCATTTCCACGGTAGCCACGGCGCGCGACTGGATCGAGATGGAGCGCATACACGCCGGCCTCGAGGCTGATCCGGGCGCCAACGTCTTTCATGATCTGGAGTCGCAGACGCTGGCACTGATCGCCCACGACGCGATGAAGCCGCAGATGCTGGCCTATGCCGCCGAGCATTTCGACGTGCTGTCGCGCTTCTCGCATCGCGTGGGCACCGGCACCACCGGTCAGCGCCTGAATGAGCTGGCGTGGAGTCGCGGCTGGCCGACCGACAAGGCGTGGGTGGAGCGTTATCAGAGCGGCCCGATGGGCGGCGATGCGCAGATCGCCGATCTGGTGCTCGAGCGCCGTTGCCAGCGCGCGATCTTCTTCGAAGATCCGCATGTGGCCCGCCAGCACGAGGCCGATATCCAACTGCTCGAACGTGCCGTGACCACGCGCACTGACGATGCGGTATGCATGACCTCGCCCAAGGTGGCGGCTCGCTGGGCGGCTGCCGCGACGTTGCGTGCCCGCGGCTGA
- a CDS encoding NRDE family protein, with protein MCVIAFAWHAHPRWRLVLIGNRDEFHARPSLPLARWDTPAIVAGKDLEAGGTWLGVTDDGRCSVVTNVRDPRDPQLGRSRGLLSLDYLAGEGGAVAHAKTLLASAADYRPFNLLTFDESHAFYIGNRPDSRAQSVEPGVHGLSNADFNTPWPKTRALMQQLRAWIDAGHDDEFAPLFAALADPRGYPDDQLPDTGVGLERERWLSSAFIRGDRYGTRASTVVAIGHDGRGVVVERRFGPNGVEEGETAIPFSP; from the coding sequence ATGTGTGTGATTGCATTCGCCTGGCATGCGCATCCGCGCTGGCGCCTGGTACTGATCGGCAACCGCGACGAATTCCACGCGCGTCCCAGTCTTCCGCTGGCGCGCTGGGATACACCTGCCATCGTCGCCGGCAAGGATCTGGAAGCCGGCGGCACCTGGCTGGGCGTAACCGACGACGGTCGCTGCAGCGTGGTGACCAACGTACGCGATCCGCGCGACCCGCAACTGGGGCGTTCGCGCGGATTGCTGTCGCTGGACTACCTGGCCGGCGAGGGCGGTGCCGTGGCGCATGCAAAGACGTTGCTTGCGTCGGCAGCAGACTATCGCCCTTTCAATCTGCTGACTTTCGATGAGAGTCACGCGTTCTATATCGGCAATCGCCCGGACTCGCGTGCGCAATCGGTGGAACCCGGCGTGCACGGCCTGTCCAACGCCGATTTCAATACGCCCTGGCCGAAAACCCGTGCGCTGATGCAGCAGCTGCGTGCGTGGATCGACGCAGGCCATGACGACGAATTCGCGCCCTTGTTCGCTGCGCTGGCTGATCCGCGTGGTTATCCGGACGATCAACTGCCCGACACCGGGGTGGGGCTGGAGCGCGAGCGCTGGTTGTCATCGGCCTTCATCCGTGGCGACCGTTACGGTACGCGCGCAAGCACCGTCGTGGCGATCGGCCACGATGGACGTGGCGTGGTGGTGGAGCGACGCTTCGGGCCCAACGGTGTGGAAGAAGGCGAAACGGCGATTCCGTTTTCGCCGTAA
- a CDS encoding ParB-like protein: MWSIREPVLKPVAIKKLRPTQITVGMREVKEKREHWRRLPDKEKVDFLGHHMIPVIHGPKQRDYIIDHHHLTRALLDEGAEHVFVVTVADLSSLDQEAFWTFLDHHAWVFPYDAKGKRRGYNEIPRTVAELKDDPYRSAAGELRRIGGYAKDTTPFSEFLWADFLRRQLKLSQVEKDFTAAMKKAYKLARGPEAKYLPGWCGPIGA; the protein is encoded by the coding sequence ATGTGGTCCATTCGAGAGCCCGTGCTCAAACCGGTTGCCATCAAGAAGCTGCGGCCGACACAGATCACCGTCGGCATGCGCGAAGTGAAGGAAAAGCGCGAACACTGGCGTCGCCTGCCCGACAAGGAGAAGGTGGATTTCCTCGGCCACCACATGATTCCGGTGATCCATGGGCCCAAACAGCGCGACTACATCATCGACCATCACCACCTGACCCGGGCGCTGCTCGACGAAGGCGCCGAGCATGTGTTCGTGGTCACCGTGGCCGACCTGAGCAGCCTGGATCAGGAGGCGTTCTGGACCTTCCTCGATCACCATGCCTGGGTCTTTCCCTATGACGCCAAGGGCAAGCGTCGTGGCTACAACGAGATTCCGCGCACCGTTGCCGAGCTGAAGGATGATCCTTACCGCAGCGCCGCTGGCGAACTGCGACGAATCGGGGGCTACGCCAAGGACACGACGCCTTTCAGCGAATTCCTCTGGGCCGACTTCCTGCGCCGACAACTGAAGCTCTCGCAGGTGGAGAAGGACTTCACCGCCGCCATGAAGAAAGCCTACAAACTCGCACGCGGACCGGAGGCCAAATACCTGCCCGGCTGGTGCGGTCCCATTGGCGCGTGA
- a CDS encoding class I SAM-dependent methyltransferase, which translates to MNTSQQHFVAGQYEPRAQDYVSSEVHRQGPDLDQIEAELSRLPPGSVLDLGCGGGHVTYRVAPLAREVVACDVTTGMLEAVRRTATERGLRNVTVQEAPAERLPFDDAAFDVVVARYTTHHWHDRDAGLREARRVLKRGGRAIFIDVTSPEHALLDSWLQTLELLRDVSHVRNYRLTEWMAALAAARFDVDGITRRHLPLRFADWVARTRTPALNVEAIRALQATAPDEVREHFAIEADGSFVLDTVTFTAN; encoded by the coding sequence ATGAATACGTCGCAGCAGCACTTCGTTGCCGGACAGTACGAACCGCGCGCACAGGATTACGTGAGCAGCGAAGTCCATCGCCAGGGCCCCGACCTCGATCAGATCGAGGCCGAACTGAGCCGTTTGCCGCCCGGCAGCGTACTGGATCTCGGCTGCGGCGGCGGCCATGTCACCTACCGCGTTGCCCCGCTGGCGCGCGAGGTGGTGGCCTGTGACGTCACCACCGGCATGCTCGAGGCGGTACGCCGCACCGCGACCGAGCGCGGCCTGCGCAACGTCACCGTGCAGGAAGCACCCGCCGAACGACTGCCGTTTGACGATGCCGCGTTCGACGTCGTGGTGGCCCGTTACACCACGCATCACTGGCACGACCGCGACGCCGGCCTGCGCGAGGCGCGACGCGTACTGAAGCGCGGCGGGCGTGCCATCTTCATCGACGTGACCTCACCCGAACACGCGCTGCTCGACAGCTGGCTGCAGACGCTGGAGCTGCTGCGGGATGTCTCCCACGTACGCAACTATCGGCTTACCGAATGGATGGCTGCACTCGCGGCAGCGCGCTTCGACGTGGATGGCATCACCCGGCGACACCTGCCGCTGCGCTTTGCCGACTGGGTGGCACGTACCCGCACGCCGGCACTGAACGTGGAGGCCATCCGCGCCCTGCAAGCCACGGCGCCCGATGAAGTGCGAGAACACTTCGCCATCGAGGCGGACGGAAGTTTCGTGCTGGACACCGTCACCTTCACGGCGAACTGA
- a CDS encoding DUF938 domain-containing protein, with product MEKPNAPSCERNRAPILDAVRAPFADRRHVLEIGSGTGQHAVYFAAAMPWLQWQCSEREEHLPGIRQWLDEAALPNTPAPLALDVNGPWPAERYDAVFSANTLHIMGWNEVEQLFAQLQAVTTADAKLAIYGPFNVGGRYTSESNAAFDEWLQARGAHMRIRDAEAVDALAQAAGFALTDDVAMPANNRLRFWQRQR from the coding sequence GTGGAAAAGCCCAACGCCCCGTCGTGCGAGCGCAATCGCGCCCCGATCCTCGACGCGGTGCGTGCACCGTTCGCCGACAGGCGGCATGTACTGGAGATCGGCAGCGGCACCGGCCAGCATGCCGTGTATTTCGCTGCAGCCATGCCCTGGCTGCAGTGGCAATGCAGCGAGCGCGAGGAACATCTGCCGGGCATCCGCCAATGGCTGGATGAGGCCGCACTGCCCAACACGCCTGCGCCTTTGGCATTGGATGTGAACGGGCCGTGGCCCGCCGAGCGCTACGACGCCGTCTTCAGTGCCAATACGCTGCACATCATGGGCTGGAACGAAGTGGAGCAGCTGTTCGCCCAACTCCAGGCGGTCACCACGGCGGACGCGAAGCTCGCCATCTACGGCCCTTTTAATGTTGGCGGTCGTTACACCAGCGAAAGCAACGCCGCGTTCGACGAATGGTTACAGGCACGCGGCGCGCACATGCGCATCCGCGACGCGGAGGCCGTGGATGCGCTGGCCCAAGCGGCGGGTTTTGCGCTGACCGATGACGTCGCCATGCCGGCCAACAATCGCCTGCGCTTCTGGCAACGCCAGCGCTGA
- a CDS encoding YchJ family protein yields MRPYVQAIDTLTPCPCGNSDGYGRCCGLLHEGAVAATAEQLMRSRYSAYVLKRETYLLDTWHHSTRPAHLKLATQQPAPTWLGLTVKRHESEGDRAIVEFVARLRYGGGKAQRMHEISRFVREDGRWFYVDGEFPEKSGD; encoded by the coding sequence ATGCGACCCTACGTGCAAGCCATCGACACGCTTACGCCCTGCCCCTGCGGCAACAGTGACGGCTACGGCCGCTGCTGCGGACTACTCCACGAAGGCGCCGTGGCGGCAACGGCAGAGCAACTGATGCGCTCGCGTTACAGCGCTTACGTACTCAAGCGCGAGACCTACCTGCTGGATACCTGGCACCACAGCACGCGCCCTGCGCACCTGAAACTGGCGACGCAACAACCTGCGCCGACCTGGCTGGGATTGACCGTGAAGCGCCATGAGAGCGAAGGCGACCGCGCCATCGTCGAATTCGTGGCGCGCCTGCGTTACGGCGGCGGCAAGGCGCAACGCATGCACGAAATCAGCCGCTTCGTGCGTGAAGACGGCCGCTGGTTTTATGTGGACGGCGAGTTTCCGGAGAAGTCGGGCGACTGA
- a CDS encoding helix-turn-helix transcriptional regulator: MTGTTLDSSNDPHRLLARFLRARREAATADASLGEGRGRRRTPGLRREEIAQRAGISTTWYTWLEQGRDVALSAEALSRLADGLGLSPAERGYLFELARRRDPLPQGAGTDAPVPAELQRTVASVPMPAYLLDRGWRRRSWNAPAAELFAAWADSGDDNLLRYVFLDASAPTLITDWAHRAQRIVAEFRADTALYPDDVTLLDLVDALRHGSPAFEEYWNAQGVLAREGGLRTFNHPRLGHVAYTQVTLVPAGYNDWKLVLLLPDGGGTPL, from the coding sequence ATGACAGGTACCACCCTGGACTCCTCCAACGACCCGCATCGCCTGCTCGCCCGCTTTCTTCGCGCCCGTCGCGAAGCGGCGACGGCGGATGCGTCGCTGGGCGAGGGGCGGGGACGGCGGCGCACACCGGGCCTGCGCCGCGAGGAAATTGCACAGCGCGCGGGCATCAGCACTACCTGGTACACGTGGCTGGAACAGGGGCGCGACGTGGCCCTGTCGGCAGAAGCGCTGTCGCGACTGGCCGATGGCCTGGGTTTGTCACCGGCGGAACGCGGATACCTGTTCGAGCTGGCACGTCGTCGGGATCCCCTGCCGCAAGGCGCCGGTACGGATGCTCCCGTGCCGGCAGAACTGCAGCGCACCGTGGCCAGCGTGCCCATGCCGGCCTATCTGCTGGACCGCGGCTGGCGGCGACGCAGCTGGAACGCGCCCGCTGCCGAACTGTTCGCCGCATGGGCGGACAGCGGTGACGACAACCTGCTGCGCTACGTGTTCCTTGATGCATCGGCGCCCACGCTGATCACCGACTGGGCGCATCGCGCGCAGCGCATCGTGGCGGAATTTCGCGCTGACACGGCGCTGTATCCGGACGATGTCACACTGCTGGACCTGGTGGACGCATTGCGCCATGGCAGTCCGGCGTTCGAGGAATACTGGAATGCGCAGGGCGTGCTCGCGCGCGAGGGCGGCCTGCGCACCTTCAATCATCCCCGGCTCGGCCATGTCGCCTATACGCAGGTGACCCTGGTGCCGGCCGGATACAACGACTGGAAACTCGTCCTGCTGCTGCCTGACGGTGGCGGGACACCCCTCTGA